The following coding sequences are from one Nicotiana tomentosiformis chromosome 3, ASM39032v3, whole genome shotgun sequence window:
- the LOC104104496 gene encoding high-affinity nitrate transporter 3.1-like produces the protein MSTLSAFFVVSAVVLSCFALTAYGALFSSLHQTLVLNSSPTQGQVLQSGEGQVTVTWSLNKSNPGRTDSNYKRVKVKLCYAPISQVDRGWRKSDDNLKKDKSCKYNIVTMPYNSLNNNFTWIIDKDVPTATYFIRAYVYDSVGEEVAYGQTTDSHKKINLFHILAITGRHVTIDICAACFSAFSIISLVGFFFIEKRKTKTSHQK, from the exons ATGTCAACTCTTTCTGCCTTTTTTGTTGTCTCAGCGGTTGTTCTTTCTTGCTTTGCACTCACTGCTTATGGTGCTCTTTTCTCCTCCCTTCATCAAACTCTCGTACTCAATTCTTCGCCCACACAAGGACAAG TGCTGCAATCTGGGGAAGGACAAGTGACAGTTACATGGTCATTGAACAAGAGCAACCCAGGTAGAACAGACTCAAATTACAAGAGAGTGAAGGTGAAATTATGTTATGCCCCAATCAGCCAAGTGGACAGAGGATGGAGGAAATCCGACGACAATCTCAAAAAAGACAAGTCTTGCAAATATAACATTGTCACAATGCCATACAATTCCTTAAACAACAATTTCACTTGGATTATAGACAAGGATGTTCCCACTGCTACCTATTTCATAAGGGCATATGTTTATGACTCTGTTGGTGAAGAGGTTGCCTATGGCCAAACCACTGATTCCCACAAGAAAATCAACTTGTTCCATATTTTGGCAATCACTGGCCGCCATGTTACTATTGACATCTGCGCCGCCTGCTTCTCCGCTTTCTCCATTATCTCCCTTGTCGGATTCTTCTTTATTGAGAAGAGAAAGACCAAAACTTCCCACCAAAAATGA
- the LOC104104495 gene encoding manganese-dependent ADP-ribose/CDP-alcohol diphosphatase-like yields MGYANGLLCPQGKQPLLSFGIISDVQYADIPDGCSFLGVPRYYRHSICVLQRAVQRWNQEKPKFVLHFGDIVDGFCPKDQSMIAVKKIVDEFDKFDGPVYHMIGNHCLYNLPRDKLLPLLRIPGHDGRAYFDFSPIPEYRFVILDGYDISAIGWPEDHPNTLKALKVLQERNPNSDKNSPNGLVGLERRFLKFNGGVGKEQLEWLDHVLQEATELNQNVVVCCHLPLDPGASSFAALLWNYDEVLDVIHRYSCVKVCLGGHAHKGGQSVDSHGVHHRVLEAALECPPGTDAFGYIDAFDDRLSLFGNDRMKSTEMVFGH; encoded by the coding sequence ATGGGATATGCAAATGGCCTTCTATGTCCACAGGGGAAGCAGCCACTTCTCTCCTTTGGGATCATATCAGATGTCCAATATGCTGATATTCCTGATGGCTGCTCCTTCCTTGGTGTTCCTAGGTATTATCGGCACAGTATTTGTGTGTTGCAGAGGGCAGTTCAGAGATGGAATCAAGAAAAGCCAAAATTTGTTCTTCATTTTGGTGACATTGTTGATGGGTTTTGTCCCAAAGACCAGTCAATGATTGCTGTGAAGAAAATTGTTGATGAATTTGATAAGTTCGATGGCCCTGTTTATCACATGATTGGCAATCACTGCCTTTACAATCTTCCTCGGGACAAGTTGCTTCCTCTGTTGAGAATTCCTGGCCATGATGGACGTGCCTATTTTGATTTTTCTCCAATTCCAGAATACAGATTTGTAATCTTAGATGGTTATGATATCAGTGCCATTGGTTGGCCAGAGGATCACCCTAATACTTTGAAGGCCTTAAAAGTTCTTCAGGAGAGAAACCCAAATTCAGACAAAAACAGTCCAAATGGACTTGTGGGATTAGAGAGAAGATTTCTCAAGTTCAACGGAGGCGTCGGGAAAGAACAATTGGAATGGCTGGATCATGTCCTTCAGGAAGCTACGGAGTTGAATCAAAATGTAGTAGTGTGTTGCCATCTGCCTTTGGATCCTGGAGCTTCATCTTTTGCAGCGTTGTTGTGGAATTATGATGAAGTGCTGGACGTGATACATCGTTATAGCTGTGTGAAGGTCTGTCTAGGTGGACATGCCCATAAAGGTGGACAATCGGTTGACTCCCATGGTGTACATCATCGGGTCCTTGAAGCAGCTCTTGAGTGCCCTCCTGGAACTGATGCTTTTGGATACATTGATGCTTTCGATGATAGATTATCACTTTTTGGTAATGATAGAATGAAGAGCACTGAGATGGTTTTTGGTCACTAG
- the LOC104104493 gene encoding quinolinate synthase, chloroplastic encodes MDAANLVMKSSLFSKSPCPLFSSKLIPRAPPSVFTLPSTFRPLVKCIQASFPPNPDSKKPSNNSTFTCSAVTSFPSQQSQPHAPSDAKLQLLISEFQSLVEPMDRVKRLLHYSTLLPPMDASFKTPENRVPGCTTQVWLNVSFDEAENRMKFLADSDSEITKGFCACLVSLLDGATPDEVLALKTEDLNALNVAGLNGKGSASRANTWHNVLVSMQKRTRALVAEREGRPRGELFPSLVITADGIQPQGSYAEAQARFLFPDESRVQKLANLLKEKKIGVVAHFYMDPEVQGVLTAAQKLWPHIHISDSLVMADKAVSMAKAGCEYISVLGVDFMSENVRAILDLAGFPEVGVYRMSDERIGCSLADAAASPAYLDYLKTASTSSPSLHVVYINTSLETKAYSHELVPTITCTSSNVVQTILQAFAEVPDLEVLYGPDTYMGSNIAELFTQMSTMTDEEISAIHPLHNRISIKSLLPRLHYFQDGTCIVHHLFGHEVVEKINEMYGDAFLTAHFEVPGEMFSLAMEAKKRGMGVVGSTSNILDFIKERVEESLNRNVDEHLQFVLGTESGMITAIVAAVGKLLGSADSSSGGAKVSVEIVFPVSSESVTRTSTGSPLDQNKVNIIPGVASGEGCSLHGGCASCPYMKMNSLSSLLKVCQSLPHGKAELSAYEAGRFSLRTPKGKQIADVGCEPVLHMRHFQATKRLPEQLINQILQPRDNGRSSSA; translated from the exons ATGGATGCCGCAAATTTAGTCATGAAATCTTCCTTGTTTTCGAAATCCCCATGTCCCCTTTTTAGTTCTAAACTCATTCCTAGAGCACCACCCTCTGTCTTTACTCTGCCTTCTACCTTTAGACCCCTCGTTAAATGCATACAAGCTTCATTCCCACCAAACCCTGATTCCAAAAAACCCTCAAACAATTCAACCTTTACGTGTTCAGCTGTGACTTCCTTCCCTTCTCAACAATCTCAGCCTCACGCGCCTTCCGATGCCAAGCTCCAACTCCTGATCTCTGAATTCCAGTCCCTCGTCGAACCAATGGACCGCGTGAAACGCCTCTTGCACTACTCCACACTCCTCCCTCCAATGGACGCGTCCTTCAAAACCCCTGAGAATCGCGTACCGGGTTGCACTACACAGGTATGGCTGAACGTGAGTTTCGATGAGGCTGAGAACAGGATGAAATTTTTGGCGGACAGTGACTCGGAAATAACTAAAGGGTTTTGCGCGTGTTTGGTTTCGCTGCTGGACGGGGCTACTCCCGATGAGGTGCTGGCGTTGAAAACGGAGGACTTGAATGCTTTGAATGTTGCGGGGTTGAACGGGAAAGGATCGGCATCTAGGGCGAATACGTGGCATAATGTGTTGGTCAGCATGCAGAAAAGGACAAGGGCCTTAGTTGCGGAGCGTGAAGGCAGGCCGCGCGGCGAGCTCTTTCCATCTCTAGTAATCACAGCTGATGGTATCCAACCCCAAGGCAGCTACGCTGAAGCCCAG GCAAGGTTCCTGTTTCCTGatgaatcaagggtccaaaaacTTGCCAATTTGCTAAAGGAGAAGAAAATAGGAGTTGTTGCTCATTTCTACATGGACCCTGAGGTGCAAGGTGTTCTAACTGCAGCGCAGAAGCTTTGGCCCCATATACATATATCTGATTCTTTAGTCATGGCTGATAAAGCTGTCAGTATGGCAAAAGCTGGATGTGAATATATATCTGTATTGGGTGTAGATTTCATGTCAGAGAATGTGCGAGCCATTCTTGATCTAGCTGGATTCCCAGAG GTTGGAGTTTATCGGATGTCGGACGAACGCATTGGTTGTTCTTTGGCTGATGCTGCAGCCAGCCCAGCATACTTGGATTATCTTAAAACAGCTTCAACTTCTTCTCCATCTCTGCATGTTGTGTACATAAATACTTCACTGGAGACAAAAGCATATTCTCATGAGCTTGTTCCGACTATAACATGTACTTCCTCTAATGTTGTGCAAACTATTCTGCAG GCATTTGCTGAAGTACCTGACTTGGAAGTGTTGTATGGTCCTGATACCTACATGGGTTCAAACATTGCGGAATTGTTCACCCAGATGTCCACGATGACTGATGAAGAAATTTCTGCGATACATCCTTTGCACAACAGAATCTCCATTAAATCTTTGCTTCCTCGACTGCATTATTTTCAG GATGGGACATGTATTGTTCATCACCTCTTTGGTCATGAAGTTGTGGAGAAGATAAATGAAATGTATGGGGATGCATTCCTTACTGCACACTTTGAAGTTCCTGGTGAAATGTTTTCCCTGGCAATGGAAGCGAAGAAAAGGGGCATGGGAGTAGTAGGTTCTACCTCGAACATACTCGACTTTATCAAAGAAAGGGTAGAAGAGTCCTTGAATAGAAACGTAGATGAACATCTTCAGTTTGTTTTGGGAACGGAATCAGGAATGATTACGGCAATAGTTGCAGCAGTCGGTAAATTACTAGGTTCTGCTGACTCCTCTTCCGGTGGAGCAAAAGTAAGTGTTGAGATTGTCTTTCCTGTCTCGTCAGAATCAGTGACAAGAACATCTACGGGTTCGCCTCTGGACCAAAATAAGGTCAATATTATACCTGGAGTTGCAAGTGGAGAGGGGTGTTCTCTACATGGTGGATGTGCCTCCTGTCCATATATGAAG ATGAACTCTCTTAGCTCGTTGCTAAAAGTTTGCCAGAGCTTGCCCCATGGCAAAGCCGAACTTTCAGCTTATGAGGCAGGACGATTCAGTTTGCGAACCCCCAAGGGAAAACAAATTGCGGATGTTGGTTGTGAGCCGGTTCTGCACATGAGACACTTTCAG GCAACAAAGAGATTACCAGAGCAGCTAATCAATCAAATACTTCAACCTCGTGATAATGGACGATCAAGCTCTGCTTAA